One Aegilops tauschii subsp. strangulata cultivar AL8/78 chromosome 7, Aet v6.0, whole genome shotgun sequence genomic window carries:
- the LOC109733582 gene encoding probable calcium-binding protein CML21 has protein sequence MGGVFGRQDTSRRGSHGMKLESRMVESMKQRAAHGTSVKSFNSIIMKFPKIDEGLRKCKTIFEQFDEDSNGEIDKEELKNCFHKLEISFTEEEISDLFEACDINEDMGMKYNEFIVFLCLVYLLNDPAASEAKTKMGLGDLESTFETLVDAFVFLDKNKDGYVSKDEMIQAINESIPGERSAGRIAMKRFEEMDWDKNGMVTFKEFLFAFTRWVGIGENEDDDE, from the exons ATGGGAGGCGTGTTTGGACGCCAGGACACCAGCAGGCGGGGCTCGCATGGTATGAAGCTAGAGTCGAGGATGGTGGAGTCCATGAAGCAGAGAGCGGCACATGGAACTTCGGTCAAGTCGTTCAATAGTATTATCATGAAGTTCCCGAAAATCGACGAGGGATTGAGAAAATGCAAGACTATCTTTGAGCAATTCG ATGAAGATTCCAATGGTGAAATTGATAAAGAAGAGCTGAAGAATTGCTTTCATAAGCTGGAAATCTCATTCACAGAGGAGGAGATAAGTGATCTCTTTGAAGCCTGCGACATAAATGAAGATATGGGCATGAAGTACAATGAGTTCATTGTCTTTCTGTGCCTTGTTTATCTTCTCAATGATCCGGCTGCGTCAGAAGCG AAGACAAAGATGGGATTAGGAGATCTCGAGTCAACTTTTGAGACCTTGGTTGATGCATTTGTCTTCTTGGATAAGAATAAGGACGGATATGTGAGTAAGGATGAGATGATTCAAGCAATAAATGAGAGCATACCAGGGGAACGCTCTGCTGGCCGTATAGCCATGAAAAGATTTG AGGAGATGGATTGGGACAAGAATGGGATGGTTACCTTCAAGGAATTTCTGTTTGCATTCACTCGCTGGGTAGGGATAGGCGAAAACGAGGACGACGATGAATGA
- the LOC109733581 gene encoding myb family transcription factor PHL7 has protein sequence MYEPKPFSSTGSAHSNPISHDQQIGPTANNAASSIGGNSSNNSFATRQRLRWTDELHGCFLEAVTRLGGPDRATPKGILRTMGVQGLTIYHVKSHLQKYRLAKYIPDPTASGDKLEKKDLGNLLAGIESSPGMETSEVLKLQMEVQKRLHEQLEVQRQLQLRIEAQGKYLQKIMEEQQRLSGVLCESGKMNALALAEEELHHDFSKTEPSTPVLTSEPPFRDNAVTASGDLEGTDELLKVLSSHDDCLSLDREFSTPDSSCGAGCLLNSPRDSKRARFSNSLGHGNSEFALPRIIPESSSGSDLQLSSVFSSGTGRSGSSAALDAIEDGFTNGLGSDV, from the exons ATGTATGAACCAAAGCCATTTTCGAGCACTGGATCAGCTCACAGCAATCCGATTTCTCACGATCAACAAATCGGACCAACTGCCAATAATGCAGCGTCCAGTATTGGTGGAAATAGCTCAAACAACAGCTTTGCCACCAGACAGCGTTTACGGTGGACAGATGAGCTTCATGGATGTTTTCTTGAGGCTGTAACACGACTTGGTGGACCTGACA GGGCTACTCCAAAGGGAATTCTCAGAACAATGGGTGTTCAAGGGTTGACCATTTATCATGTCAAAAGTCATCTGCAG AAATATCGGCTTGCAAAGTACATCCCAGACCCCACAGCTAGCG GTGACAAGTTGGAGAAGAAAGATTTAGGAAATCTGCTTGCAGGAATCGAAAGCTCCCC GGGAATGGAAACAAGTGAGGTTCTAAAGTTGCAGATGGAGGTGCAAAAGCGGCTGCATGAACAATTAGAG GTACAAAGGCAGCTACAGCTCAGAATAGAAGCCCAAGGCAAGTATCTCCAGAAGATCATGGAGGAGCAGCAGCGCCTGAGCGGTGTGCTGTGCGAATCAGGTAAAATGAACGCCCTCGCCCTGGCTGAGGAGGAGCTCCACCATGATTTCAGCAAGACTGAGCCATCGACCCCAGTCCTGACCTCAGAGCCCCCATTCCGGGACAACGCCGTGACTGCAAGTGGTGACCTGGAAGGAACAGATGAGCTGCTCAAGGTTCTTTCTTCACATGACGACTGCCTCTCCTTGGACCGTGAGTTTTCGACACCGGATTCCAGTTGTGGTGCCGGTTGCCTCCTAAACAGCCCCAGAGATAGCAAGAGGGCTCGTTTCAGCAACAGCCTTGGCCACGGAAACAGCGAGTTCGCACTTCCTCGCATCATTCCGGAATCGAGCTCGGGTTCTGATTTGCAGCTGAGCTCAGTGTTCTCATCCGGCACAGGGCGATCTGGTTCATCTGCGGCTTTGGATGCCATTGAAGATGGCTTTACCAATGGCCTGGGTAGTGATGTTTGA